From Xyrauchen texanus isolate HMW12.3.18 chromosome 36, RBS_HiC_50CHRs, whole genome shotgun sequence, one genomic window encodes:
- the trim59 gene encoding tripartite motif-containing protein 59: MLSVECAQCFVLLQCCDLCCVMDNLEEDLTCSVCYCLFTDPRVLPCSHTFCKGCLDNVLQVSVNFSIWRPLRLPLKCPHCRSVVELPTNGVEALPVNVCLRAIVEKYQHDGRPHSPTCPEHPRQPLNVYCVQDRKLICGFCLTIGQHQSHAIDDLQTAYMKERAAQTRLLEPLRGKRWEEVCGLTERVQQEKLRSEELIQNDREVVLHFFQGLDLILAQKKEQFLQALDGASVLLARAYDPLIEQLKDMQEEQSDLISLSSSIESEDCPLVYLEKVHQLRERVNALSQKTLPEVPGLHITPRAEQFFEDHWACVTITGLRDGPLPEITCRTQACSMNGTRSASQTRFWRLGPSSALVLMLLVLILTALCLNPMGGSTLGFSVLSGVSHIVENVSSELHDMGKFLLCLLQNINMTLCSYISTLGENTFQHLLTFLQTLH, encoded by the exons ATGTTGTCAGTGGAGTGCGCGCAGTGTTTTGTTCTGCT gcagtGCTGTGATTTATGTTGTGTCATGGATAACCTGGAGGAGGATCTGACGTGTTCTGTGTGTTACTGTCTGTTTACTGACCCGCGAGTGCTGCCATGTTCTCACACCTTCTGTAAGGGCTGTCTGGACAACGTTCTGCAGGTCTCTGTTAACTTCTCCATCTGGCGGCCCCTCCGCCTGCCGCTCAAATGCCCTCACTGCCGCAGCGTGGTGGAGCTTCCGACCAACGGCGTGGAAGCGCTTCCTGTCAATGTCTGTCTGCGTGCCATCGTAGAAAAGTACCAGCATGACGGCAGGCCACATTCTCCCACCTGCCCCGAACATCCGCGCCAGCCTCTCAACGTCTACTGTGTCCAGGACCGCAAGCTCATATGCGGCTTCTGCCTCACGATCGGGCAGCATCAAAGTCACGCCATCGACGACCTGCAGACAGCGTACATGAAGGAGCGTGCCGCGCAGACACGTCTGCTGGAGCCTTTGAGAGGTAAGCGCTGGGAGGAAGTGTGCGGTCTGACGGAGCGTGTACAGCAGGAGAAGCTTCGGAGCGAAGAGCTCATTCAGAACGACCGTGAGGTGGTATTGCATTTCTTTCAGGGCCTCGATCTCATTCTCGCCCAGAAGAAGGAGCAGTTCCTGCAGGCTCTGGATGGGGCGAGCGTGCTGCTGGCACGTGCATACGACCCGCTCATCGAGCAGCTGAAGGACATGCAGGAAGAACAGAGCGACCTGATCTCTCTCAGCTCCAGTATTGAGAGTGAAGACTGTCCGCTGGTTTACCTGGAGAAGGTGCATCAGCTGAGGGAGCGCGTGAATGCGTTGAGTCAGAAAACATTACCTGAGGTTCCCGGTCTTCACATCACACCACGAGCAGAGCAGTTCTTCGAGGATCACTGGGCTTGTGTGACGATAACTGGGCTCAGAGACGGCCCACTTCCAGAAATCACCTGTCGCACTCAGGCATGCTCCATGAACGGCACTCGCTCTGCAAGTCAGACTCGGTTCTGGCGTCTTGGTCCATCTTCAGCTTTAGTCCTGATGCTGCTCGTGCTGATACTGACGGCTCTGTGTTTGAACCCGATGGGTGGAAGCACTCTTGGGTTCTCAGTTCTGTCAGGAGTCAGTCATATAGTTGAAAATGTTTCCAGTGAACTTCATGACATGGGGAAGTTCCTCCTCTGTCTGCTACAGAACATCAACATGACATTATGCTCTTATATTTCAACTTTAGGGGAAAACACCTTCCAACATCTGCTCACCTTTCTCCAAACACTACACTAG